A stretch of Carnobacterium iners DNA encodes these proteins:
- a CDS encoding DDE-type integrase/transposase/recombinase, producing the protein MRFDSKGISYYQITAIDTYSSKRVLEIVDEKSATNTALFAEKLEEKMGFKIECIQTDNGSEFMLVHPNSKGKTIFQLVLDAFSIHHTHTRPYSPW; encoded by the coding sequence ATTAGGTTTGACAGCAAAGGCATTAGCTACTATCAAATTACCGCAATCGATACGTATAGTTCTAAAAGAGTACTAGAAATAGTGGATGAAAAAAGTGCAACAAATACAGCACTTTTTGCTGAAAAACTTGAAGAAAAGATGGGTTTTAAAATAGAGTGTATTCAAACAGATAACGGTTCTGAATTTATGTTGGTACATCCTAACTCAAAGGGAAAGACTATTTTCCAACTAGTTTTAGACGCTTTTTCTATTCATCATACCCACACAAGACCTTATTCTCCTTGGTAA
- a CDS encoding transposase yields the protein MKVIDLTKVKNVFIICGKTDMRRQIDGMAFRRIENGSTKSNKESETWVFQLI from the coding sequence ATGAAAGTCATTGATCTTACCAAGGTAAAGAACGTATTTATTATTTGTGGAAAAACAGATATGCGTCGACAAATTGATGGGATGGCTTTTAGAAGGATTGAAAATGGATCAACCAAAAGCAATAAAGAAAGTGAAACCTGGGTATTTCAATTAATTTAA
- a CDS encoding IS66 family transposase, with amino-acid sequence MIKELPVVNVNCLLHEEECHCEWCNTELNIIGKEEVRQEIEFIPAHLKVRKIVRYAYECPTCKKDGADAIVKAPTPAPVIPRSLASASSVAWLMHQKFELSIPFYRQEKEWENYGIVLSRATMENWVITASNLWLKPIYDLLHKQLLQSRVIHVDETTMQVLKEPNKPATSKSYM; translated from the coding sequence ATGATAAAAGAACTTCCAGTCGTCAACGTTAATTGTCTATTACATGAAGAAGAATGCCATTGTGAATGGTGCAATACAGAATTAAACATTATTGGAAAAGAAGAAGTTCGACAAGAAATTGAATTTATTCCTGCTCACCTGAAGGTGAGAAAAATTGTGCGTTATGCTTATGAGTGTCCAACTTGTAAGAAAGATGGTGCAGACGCTATTGTAAAAGCTCCAACACCTGCACCGGTTATCCCTAGAAGTTTAGCTTCTGCAAGTTCAGTAGCCTGGCTAATGCATCAAAAATTTGAATTGAGTATCCCCTTTTATCGTCAAGAAAAAGAATGGGAAAATTATGGGATCGTACTGAGTCGTGCCACTATGGAAAATTGGGTTATCACAGCTTCTAACCTATGGTTAAAGCCTATATATGACTTGTTACATAAGCAGTTACTGCAATCACGAGTTATTCATGTAGATGAAACGACGATGCAGGTTTTAAAAGAGCCAAATAAACCGGCTACCTCAAAGTCCTATATGTAG